Below is a window of Streptomyces sp. WMMB303 DNA.
CGGTTCGACCGTACGGTGGTGCTGCGCACCGGCGGCGGGACCGAGGACGGTCCGCACGAGCCGCCCGCCCTCGGCAGCGATGTTCCGCAGCTTCGGGTGACCGCGCTGGACTCCCTGTTGGCCGCCTGGCGCAGGGAGGCCGTGCGATGAGCCCCGCCTCCTCCCCGCGTGCCGCCACGCTGCCGGGCGTGCGGCCGACGGGAGCCACAGGGCACGACGGCCCGTCCTGGGCGCCGCCGCGTCCGACGGCTCCGGGCGCGTCCGGGCCGGACCCGGCGGTGTCCGCGCCGGAGGGCGGATTGGTCGGCGGCGGGTCCGGGGACGGGTCCGGGGGCGCACAGCTGACGTCGGCGCGGCCCGCGCCGCGCCGGATCCCCCTGCACCGCCGCCTGTGGTCCCTGCTGCCGGTCGCCGTACTGCTGGCCGGTGCGGGCCTGGGCTTTCACCGGGTGTTCCCGGTGGGGCCGCTGCTGCCCGTGCTGATGGTCGCCGTGCCGGTGCCGATGGCGGTCTCGGCCGGACTCTTCCTGGCCCAGGCCCGGCGGGGGCGGCCGGTACCGCTGTGGCCGTCGCTGGTGCTGGGGGCCGTGGCGTGGCTGGTGACGGTGCGCGTGACCCTGTTCCGGGACGCGGCGGGCGGGCTCGCCTCGGGCGGTGCCGTGGGCGAGATCTGGTCGGCGCTGCTGGACGCACCGCACGCGGTCCTGACCACGATCCTGCCCGCGCCGACCGGCTCCGGCTTCCTGGTGCTGCCGCACGCGGTGCTGTGGTCGGCTTCGCTCGCCGCCACGGAGCTGGCGCTGCGGACCCGTGCACCGCTGCTGCCCGCACTGCCGCCGGTGCTGGCGTTCGGCGTCCCGCTGGTGCTGGGCACCTCCGGGCCGGGCTCGAACACGCTCACCGCGGCGGGCCTGGTGGCCGGCGCGGGGCTGCTGGTGCTGCTGCGATCGTCGGTGGCCCGACGCGGCATGCTCCGCGCCCTCAGCGCCGGGCTGCCGGTCGTCGCGGTGCTGGCGCTGGCCGCGGCGCTGCTGGGCCCCCGGCTGCCGGGGCTCTCCTCGCACGAACCGTACGATCTGCGCCGGCAGGTGCGGCCACCGACCGTGCACCCGCAGTCCACCAGCCCGCTCGACCAGGTCGGCGCCTGGCTACAGCACCCGGAGACGCGGCTGTTCAGAGCCCGGACCACGGCGGCGGACCACAATTGGCGGCTCGCCGTGCTGGACCGCTACGACGGCGTGAAATGGACCTCCGCCGCCGAACTGACCCGCTCCGGCGGCCGGGTGCCCTCGCGGCCGGGCACCGGCCCGGGCGGCCGGGAACGGGTGGAGCAGCGGGTGACCATCCAGAACCTGCCCGGCATCTGGCTGCCCGCCGCGGACCGGCCCACCTCGGTGAAGATCACCCACAGGAGCGAGGGCGACGCCCCCGGGACCGTGGGGCAAGGCACAGACCGCACCGACGGCGCGGAGCGGCAGCTCGCGGTCGATCCGGCCAGCGGCGTGTTCGCGTCGGGCGAAGGCGGCAGCGCAGGCACCCGGGTCAACCGCGGCCTGTCGTACACTGCGGTCTCGCAGGCGCCGGTCTTCGACGCCAAGCGGCTCCAGTACGCGGCAGTGCCGGACAGCGCGGCGCACACCGCCGCCACCTCGCTGCCCCGCACTGATGCGGCCGGCAAGCCGATCAAGGCGGTCGAGACGTTCACCGAGCTGGCGGCCGAAGCCACGGCAGGCAGCAGCTACCCGTACCAGCAGGCGCACCGGCTCGCCGGCTGGCTGCGCGAGCACTACCGCTACGACCCCACCTCGCTCCCCGGGCACGCCTACCGCAACCTCGAGTTCTTCCTCACGACCGGCAAGCACGGCACTTCGGAGCAGTTCGCGGCGTCGTTCGCGGTGCTGGCGCGGACGCTGGGCCTGCCGACGCGGGTCGCGGTGGGCTTCCGCGCGGACGGCGCCGGCACCCGGAGCGGGGGCGAGAACGGCACCACCCAGATCACCGGGCGCGACGCGCTGGCGTGGCCGGAGGTGCGGTTCGAGGGCGTCGGCTGGGTGCCGTTCTATCCGACCCCGGGGCAGACGTCGAAGGACGGTTCGTCCGTCCCGCCGGCCGGGCAGCCCGAGGAGCGCGAGAAGACCGACCGGGCCATCACGAAGCAACCGCCCCCCTCCGCGGCCCCCGACCGGCAGGACGACGGCGAACAGCACGACCGCGCCGCACCGGCCGGCGGCGGCGGACCGCCCGTGTGGGTGTACGCCGCGGTGGCGGTCGTGCTGCTGCTCCTGGCGTACTGCGGCGGTGCGGCCTGGGCCCCCTACCGGGTCCGCCGTCGGCGCCGCCGCGCCCGCGACCCCGGTCAGCGGGTGCTCGGCGCGTGGCAGCAGATCGTCGACCGGCTCACCGAGGTCGGGCTGCCGGCGACCGCGGCGCACACCGCGACCGAGGTGGCGGCCTTCGGCGTCACGCGGATCGGCGGCAGCGGCAGCGAACAACTGCCGGCGCTGGCCCGGCTGGTGAACGAGGTCGGCTACGGGGGCCGGACACCCGACGAGGCGGCCGCCGAGGCCGCCTGGCGGCACTGCGACGCGATCGAGAGCGTCGTCGCGCGGACGGTACCGCGCCGGGAGCGGGTCAGACGGGCACTGCGGCCCAGCACGCTGCTACGTCACAGCAGATCAGGAGCACGCCAGTGAACACCACCCCGAGCCGTGACAACGCCAAGGCTCTCGGTGCGCCCGCGCACCCCGCCGCGGCTGCCGCCCCGGAGGGGGCCGCGCCCGCCGGTGTGTCCGGCGCAGGTGCACCTGTCGCCGCCGCTGCGCCCGCCGGCGTGCCCGCCCTGCCCGACGGATACCAGCCGCAGCGCCTCCTCGCGACGGGCGCGCGCAGCACCGTCGTACTGTGCCGGGAGGCGGCCGGCGGCCGGGAGGTGGCCGTCCGGGTGCTGACGCCGCGGGTGACGGACGCACGCCGGCGCCTCGCGGCTCACTCCGAACTGCTGGCGGCGGGCGCCGCGGCCCGGCACCCGTGCGCGGTCACCGTCGCCGACGCCGGAGCGACCGGCGCGGAACAGCTCTACGTGGTGGAGGAGTTCTGCCCCGGCGGCTCGGCCCGCAGCCGGCTCGCCGCCTCCGGAGCGTTCCCGGTCGAGGACGTCCTGGTGATCGGCGTGCGGCTGGCACTCGCGCTGCACTCCGCACACCGCCGCGGCGTACTGCACCTGGATGTGCGTCCGGCGAGCATCCTCTTCGACGCCCAGGGTGCCCCGCTGCTGGCCGGGCACGCGCTCGGCCGGGTGCTGCAGCGGGCCGCACCTTCGGTGGGGGCGGTCTTCGATCCGGCGTACGCGGCGCGGGAGCTGTTCGGCTGGGAGGCTCCCGGTCCCGCCGCCGACGTGTACGCGCTGGGCGCGACGCTGTACGCGCTGCTCGCGGGTGAGCCCGCGCGCGCCGACGCTGTGCGCCGGGGCGGTTCGGCCGTGTACGAGGCGGTGCTGGCGGGCGGACTGCCCCGGCTGCCGCGCGGCGACGTGCCCGAACCGCTGCACGCGCTGCTGGACCGGATGACGGCCCCGCACGCGGAGGGGCGGCCGCCGCTGACGGAGGTGCACCGCGTCCTGCGGACGCTGCTGCCCCTCTCGTGCGCCGCGCGGGTGCCGGATCTGCAGCCCGAGGCCGAGCCCGAGGCTCCGCTGCCGGGCTGGGACCCGGCCGACGACGCGCTGACCCAGCCGCCGCCGGAGACCGACGACGATCCCGACGCGCCGGAGGCCGTCGCGCGCCGCCGCCGCACCCGCAACCGGGTTCTCGCGGCGTGCGGGGCCGTGGTGCTGGTGGGCGGGGCCGGGCTGGCCCTGTTCCTGGTGCGGGCCGCGGACGAGGCCGGGCCGGCCGACGCGAAGGAGCCGCCGAAGAAGGCCACCGAGTCGGCGCACCCGCTGCCCAAGGGGCAGGTGCCGGACTTCCAGGCCCAGGAGGTGAAGGTGACCCGGGTCGGGCGGCAGGTCCAGGTCGTGTGGAGCAAGCCGAAGAAACCGCAGCCGGTGTACGGCTACGCCATCACGGCCCAGTCCGCCGACGGGGAGACGGTGAAGGTGAAGAACACCGACGCGGACGAGCCGAGCGTCGTCTTCTCCTCCCCGCCGGTGCAGCCCGGCTCCTGTTACGTGGTCACCTCACTGGTGCAGACCGCCGATGGCAGCGTGGGGCTGGCCTCGGCCGAGTCGGTCTGCGACCGGGGAGAACAACGCGGTTGAGCGGGTATCCACTCTGCACGGGCGCCTCGCAGTGCCGGACGACATCCGCTTCGCGCAGCGGAGCGGCAACACCGTACTGATCGGCTGCACGGGTGGGACGAGCGCTGGCCGGGCGCCCGACGCCCGGTCGCCAGGGGGGAGCAAGCGAGATGGGTGAGTTCACCGGGGTCGACCCGCTTCGGCTGCGCAAACTGGCCGACGCGTTGCAAGGGCTGGCCGACGCGCTCGACAGGGAAGGAAGCGTCATCCGCGACCTGTTCGGCAAGTGGGAGGGGACGATCAGCCAGAGCGTGCTGCGGCAGCAGACCACCCAGGTCGGGGACGACGCACGGAGTATGTCCCTGCGGGCTGACCTGGCCTACAGCTACTTTCTCCAGCCCGCGTTCAGGGATCCGAACAACCCTCGCCCGAGCTGGGCGAACATCCAGTGGGATGTCTCCGAGATCGACACCAGGAGGGAGGGGCAACTGGAGGCTCGCGCGCTGCTGGCGACGCTCGACAACCCGGATGATCCAGGTGCGCGTACCAGGATTCGGCTCCTCTCCCGGTCGCTGGCCGACCACGCGGGCGACCCGGCTTTTCTCCAGGCGTTCATGAACGCCGGGGGTCTGGATGCCTCGGT
It encodes the following:
- a CDS encoding serine/threonine-protein kinase, yielding MNTTPSRDNAKALGAPAHPAAAAAPEGAAPAGVSGAGAPVAAAAPAGVPALPDGYQPQRLLATGARSTVVLCREAAGGREVAVRVLTPRVTDARRRLAAHSELLAAGAAARHPCAVTVADAGATGAEQLYVVEEFCPGGSARSRLAASGAFPVEDVLVIGVRLALALHSAHRRGVLHLDVRPASILFDAQGAPLLAGHALGRVLQRAAPSVGAVFDPAYAARELFGWEAPGPAADVYALGATLYALLAGEPARADAVRRGGSAVYEAVLAGGLPRLPRGDVPEPLHALLDRMTAPHAEGRPPLTEVHRVLRTLLPLSCAARVPDLQPEAEPEAPLPGWDPADDALTQPPPETDDDPDAPEAVARRRRTRNRVLAACGAVVLVGGAGLALFLVRAADEAGPADAKEPPKKATESAHPLPKGQVPDFQAQEVKVTRVGRQVQVVWSKPKKPQPVYGYAITAQSADGETVKVKNTDADEPSVVFSSPPVQPGSCYVVTSLVQTADGSVGLASAESVCDRGEQRG
- a CDS encoding transglutaminaseTgpA domain-containing protein, which encodes MSPASSPRAATLPGVRPTGATGHDGPSWAPPRPTAPGASGPDPAVSAPEGGLVGGGSGDGSGGAQLTSARPAPRRIPLHRRLWSLLPVAVLLAGAGLGFHRVFPVGPLLPVLMVAVPVPMAVSAGLFLAQARRGRPVPLWPSLVLGAVAWLVTVRVTLFRDAAGGLASGGAVGEIWSALLDAPHAVLTTILPAPTGSGFLVLPHAVLWSASLAATELALRTRAPLLPALPPVLAFGVPLVLGTSGPGSNTLTAAGLVAGAGLLVLLRSSVARRGMLRALSAGLPVVAVLALAAALLGPRLPGLSSHEPYDLRRQVRPPTVHPQSTSPLDQVGAWLQHPETRLFRARTTAADHNWRLAVLDRYDGVKWTSAAELTRSGGRVPSRPGTGPGGRERVEQRVTIQNLPGIWLPAADRPTSVKITHRSEGDAPGTVGQGTDRTDGAERQLAVDPASGVFASGEGGSAGTRVNRGLSYTAVSQAPVFDAKRLQYAAVPDSAAHTAATSLPRTDAAGKPIKAVETFTELAAEATAGSSYPYQQAHRLAGWLREHYRYDPTSLPGHAYRNLEFFLTTGKHGTSEQFAASFAVLARTLGLPTRVAVGFRADGAGTRSGGENGTTQITGRDALAWPEVRFEGVGWVPFYPTPGQTSKDGSSVPPAGQPEEREKTDRAITKQPPPSAAPDRQDDGEQHDRAAPAGGGGPPVWVYAAVAVVLLLLAYCGGAAWAPYRVRRRRRRARDPGQRVLGAWQQIVDRLTEVGLPATAAHTATEVAAFGVTRIGGSGSEQLPALARLVNEVGYGGRTPDEAAAEAAWRHCDAIESVVARTVPRRERVRRALRPSTLLRHSRSGARQ